In the Haloferula helveola genome, one interval contains:
- a CDS encoding TrkH family potassium uptake protein, with protein MNYRILAKVLGLLLLLLSVSMAACGLFAGLDVVAGDHEAMVALFTSAGVTFLAGTILIFVGLGKIEKIPRREGVVIVGLGWVLSAVFGSLPYLLCPPHLGWSGAVFEAASGFTTTGSTVITDLEKWPRGLLLWRAVSQWLGGIGILVLFVAVLSYLGVGSKSLFRNESSFQSGEASTARIRDTAMTLLKIYFVISIVCVIGLRACGLSWYNAVSHSMTAVSTGGFSPHNASIGYYSGWGNGWAIELWISVIMLICSLNFLIFAVVVRKRWDRVREQNDVRWFIGICVVVSLGIGIGLSLDDRYSIGFVQALRESWFIVVSIASTTGFGATDYELWPAWCKALLAILMVVGGCSGSTAGGMKVNRLVVFLKSSAHEIIRAFRPNQVFRLVVNGNPIDETARARTTSFVALYLLIIALGAVVVGMLEAGQGIDLETCLAAVLATLSNIGPGFADLGPTENFSDLRDPTLTFLAGLMILGRLELFAILVLFVPAAWRRY; from the coding sequence ATGAATTACCGAATCCTCGCCAAGGTCCTCGGACTGCTGTTGCTGCTGCTGAGCGTGTCGATGGCGGCGTGCGGGTTGTTTGCCGGTCTCGATGTTGTCGCCGGCGACCACGAGGCGATGGTTGCCCTCTTCACATCGGCCGGGGTGACTTTCCTTGCCGGGACGATCCTCATCTTTGTCGGGCTCGGGAAGATCGAGAAGATCCCGAGGCGGGAGGGCGTGGTCATCGTCGGACTCGGCTGGGTGCTTTCAGCCGTTTTCGGATCGCTGCCGTATCTTCTGTGTCCGCCCCACCTCGGTTGGAGCGGAGCCGTATTTGAAGCGGCGTCTGGTTTCACGACGACGGGGTCCACGGTCATCACCGATCTTGAGAAGTGGCCCCGTGGTCTCCTGCTTTGGCGGGCGGTTTCCCAGTGGTTGGGCGGCATCGGTATTCTGGTGCTTTTCGTCGCGGTGCTTTCGTATCTCGGGGTCGGATCGAAGTCGCTCTTCCGGAACGAGTCGTCGTTCCAGTCCGGCGAAGCTTCGACCGCGCGGATCCGGGACACGGCAATGACCCTGCTCAAGATCTACTTCGTGATCTCGATCGTCTGTGTGATCGGGCTCAGAGCCTGCGGGCTCAGTTGGTACAACGCGGTCAGCCACTCGATGACTGCCGTTTCCACGGGAGGCTTCAGCCCGCACAATGCGAGCATCGGCTACTATTCGGGCTGGGGTAATGGCTGGGCGATCGAGCTCTGGATCAGCGTGATCATGCTGATCTGCAGTCTAAACTTCCTGATCTTCGCGGTCGTCGTCCGCAAGCGGTGGGACCGGGTGAGGGAGCAGAACGACGTCCGCTGGTTCATCGGAATCTGCGTCGTGGTGAGCCTGGGAATCGGGATCGGACTCAGTCTGGACGATCGCTACTCGATCGGCTTTGTGCAGGCGCTGCGCGAAAGCTGGTTCATTGTCGTTTCAATCGCCTCGACGACCGGATTCGGCGCGACCGACTACGAACTGTGGCCCGCGTGGTGCAAGGCGTTGCTGGCGATCCTGATGGTGGTCGGTGGCTGCTCCGGTTCGACAGCGGGAGGCATGAAAGTGAACCGTCTGGTCGTGTTCCTGAAGTCCTCCGCCCACGAGATCATCCGCGCTTTCCGTCCGAACCAGGTGTTCCGTTTGGTCGTCAATGGCAACCCGATCGACGAAACGGCACGGGCCCGGACGACGTCGTTTGTCGCGCTCTACCTTCTGATCATCGCGCTTGGCGCGGTGGTCGTCGGGATGCTTGAGGCCGGGCAGGGGATCGACTTGGAAACCTGCCTCGCCGCGGTGCTTGCTACGCTGTCGAATATCGGGCCGGGTTTCGCCGACCTCGGCCCGACCGAGAACTTCTCTGATCTTCGCGATCCGACGCTGACCTTCCTGGCCGGGTTGATGATCCTCGGCCGTCTCGAGCTTTTCGCGATCCTTGTTTTGTTCGTGCCGGCCGCTTGGCGGCGCTACTGA
- the trkA gene encoding Trk system potassium transporter TrkA produces the protein MNIIIVGAGEIGRHLATSLSKEAHSISVIEYDPGLAADLEQSIDAKVVGSDGTSVSALVEANVGECELFLALTSSNTANLVSSSIAKKMGVEQVVCRVHPSLQREEWLFDFKGTFGVDHLFSSERLAAIELAKFIRNPDSLAVEEIARGRIELQQVVVDGKSDAVGRSLVDLKAPERTRIAMISRGAEHFVPTADAVIEAGDIVTIFGEPRKLRTLADRLQRKREERDALRVVIFGGGEYGFSLAQMLESWDCRVRIFEQDEAICRNLVDRLSNTTVIHADATVVAELEEEQIDGVDFFVATSNSDEDNVMTCLQAHTLGAKNCLTLIHRADYAAAISSSGKHFGIAAAVSPRDATRRDIERFITSDQFHLVKKLPGAEIIEMGVRKGSIAAGHMVKEVDWPEGCVLVGLMQGTHSDVPGPEDVVQAGDHIYAVVSPKARKAFVKLLS, from the coding sequence ATGAATATCATCATCGTCGGTGCCGGAGAAATCGGCCGCCACTTGGCCACCTCCCTTTCGAAAGAGGCCCACAGCATTTCGGTGATCGAGTACGATCCCGGCCTCGCAGCGGATCTCGAGCAGTCGATCGACGCCAAGGTTGTAGGCTCGGACGGGACGAGCGTGAGTGCCCTCGTCGAGGCCAACGTCGGCGAGTGCGAGCTGTTCCTCGCGCTTACCAGTTCCAACACGGCCAACCTGGTCAGCAGTTCGATCGCGAAGAAGATGGGTGTCGAGCAGGTCGTCTGCCGGGTTCATCCGAGCCTCCAGCGCGAGGAATGGCTGTTCGACTTCAAGGGAACTTTCGGAGTCGACCATCTGTTTTCCTCCGAGCGCTTGGCAGCGATCGAGCTCGCGAAGTTCATCCGCAATCCGGATTCGCTGGCCGTTGAGGAGATCGCCCGCGGACGGATCGAACTCCAGCAAGTGGTGGTCGATGGCAAGTCGGACGCGGTCGGCCGGTCGCTGGTCGACCTGAAGGCTCCCGAGCGGACCCGGATCGCGATGATCAGCCGCGGAGCGGAGCATTTTGTGCCGACGGCAGACGCCGTGATCGAAGCGGGGGACATCGTGACGATTTTCGGTGAACCGAGAAAGCTGCGGACCCTGGCCGACCGGTTGCAGAGGAAACGTGAGGAGCGCGACGCCTTGCGGGTGGTGATCTTCGGCGGTGGGGAATATGGGTTCTCCTTGGCCCAGATGCTCGAGAGTTGGGACTGCCGGGTCCGGATCTTCGAACAGGACGAGGCGATCTGCCGGAACCTTGTCGACCGGCTTTCGAACACGACGGTGATCCATGCCGACGCGACCGTGGTCGCCGAGTTGGAAGAGGAGCAGATCGACGGTGTCGACTTTTTCGTGGCGACAAGCAACAGCGACGAGGACAACGTGATGACCTGCCTGCAGGCCCACACCCTAGGCGCGAAAAACTGCCTGACCCTGATTCACCGCGCGGACTACGCGGCGGCCATCAGTTCCTCCGGCAAGCACTTCGGCATCGCCGCCGCGGTCAGTCCGAGGGATGCCACCCGGAGGGACATCGAGAGGTTCATCACGTCGGACCAGTTCCACCTGGTCAAGAAGCTGCCCGGGGCGGAGATCATCGAGATGGGTGTGCGCAAGGGATCGATCGCGGCCGGCCACATGGTCAAGGAAGTCGACTGGCCCGAAGGCTGCGTGCTGGTCGGCCTGATGCAGGGCACCCACTCCGACGTCCCGGGACCGGAAGATGTCGTGCAGGCCGGCGACCACATCTACGCCGTTGTTTCACCGAAGGCCCGCAAGGCATTCGTCAAGCTCCTCTCCTGA
- a CDS encoding D-Ala-D-Ala carboxypeptidase family metallohydrolase encodes MPEAKILTDVPQELNLNRRKVIGTIGVGGLALVASSTPASAFFFKKKEKVDLSGLPATWVRMQGKNLEDYADYLAGLRLDRLTPRQVIDAHAKRRGSVWNSLPPKQYWRNMGPTLKAVDRVASHLGQPVKEIVSAYRSPAYNARCAGASRGSWHQANVAVDVKFPVRASSVASMARSLRSKGHFRGGVGRYYSFTHIDTRGQNVDW; translated from the coding sequence ATGCCAGAAGCAAAGATCCTGACCGACGTCCCCCAAGAATTGAATCTGAACCGCCGCAAGGTGATCGGAACCATTGGCGTCGGCGGCCTCGCTCTGGTCGCCTCTTCCACTCCGGCCTCGGCCTTCTTTTTCAAGAAGAAGGAGAAGGTTGATCTTTCGGGATTGCCCGCGACATGGGTCCGGATGCAGGGCAAGAATCTTGAAGACTATGCCGACTACCTCGCGGGTCTGCGGCTGGATCGCCTGACCCCGAGACAGGTCATCGATGCCCATGCCAAACGCCGCGGTTCGGTGTGGAACTCGCTTCCTCCGAAGCAATACTGGCGGAACATGGGTCCGACCCTGAAGGCGGTCGATCGTGTCGCGTCCCATCTTGGGCAGCCGGTGAAGGAGATCGTTTCGGCCTACCGCTCACCCGCCTACAACGCCCGTTGTGCCGGTGCGAGCCGTGGTTCGTGGCACCAGGCCAACGTCGCGGTCGACGTGAAGTTCCCGGTGCGGGCTTCCAGCGTCGCCTCGATGGCCCGCAGCCTCCGATCGAAGGGCCACTTCCGCGGCGGTGTGGGACGGTACTACTCGTTCACTCACATCGACACCCGCGGCCAGAACGTCGATTGGTGA